A DNA window from Luteolibacter luteus contains the following coding sequences:
- a CDS encoding FeoA family protein: protein MSLAKANDLQADSLLSLSQAKVGCDFQIKLLTGPACDELRDLGFCETLQVRKLADGRNLICSVCGTRLALSRELAAQVMVAVA from the coding sequence ATGTCGCTCGCGAAGGCCAACGATCTCCAAGCGGACAGCCTGCTCAGCTTGAGCCAGGCGAAAGTCGGCTGTGATTTCCAGATCAAGTTGCTCACCGGCCCTGCTTGCGACGAACTGCGCGACCTCGGTTTTTGCGAAACACTGCAGGTCAGGAAATTGGCGGATGGCCGGAATTTGATTTGTTCCGTTTGTGGCACCCGCCTCGCCCTTAGCCGCGAACTGGCCGCCCAAGTGATGGTGGCCGTCGCTTGA
- a CDS encoding ROK family protein has translation MTVSAPTLTDIPVACVPVLDAGFLPAVLWNKAYRALARDIAGSRTLELALVRQDGTAFRWNSPLLPDEPAHAPATLHYVERVLKFLLWQKGGSRVLIAGAPELVPALAAIYAPGGARAFDSEFIGKKIFGEPLSFESVDAAALAAESGDAIALGRHLGGCRIGFDLGGSDRKCAAMIDGEVVFSEEIVWDPYFQSDPAYHIEGVQDSLTRAAAHLPRVDAIGGSSAGVYVNNEVRAASLFRGVSESDFEARIRRMFFELKDRWNGIPFEVVNDGEVTALAGSMSLNENAVLGVAMGTSEAAGYVDPNGSIRPWLNELAFAPVDYRENGPKDEWSGDEGCGVQFFSQQGVARLAKAAGFEFGTMPFPEQLVEVQKAMKAGDERARKIYQTIGTCFGYAIAHYADFYEIRNLLILGRVTSGEGGTIIIEEAEKVLASEFPDLSIKLVVPDEKTKRHGQAVAAASLAAV, from the coding sequence ATGACGGTTTCTGCACCTACTCTCACGGACATTCCCGTTGCCTGCGTCCCGGTTCTCGATGCCGGATTCCTTCCCGCCGTGCTTTGGAACAAGGCCTATCGTGCCCTTGCCCGGGACATCGCCGGGTCGCGCACGCTTGAGCTGGCCTTGGTGAGGCAGGATGGAACCGCTTTCCGCTGGAACTCTCCACTGCTGCCGGATGAGCCGGCCCATGCTCCTGCCACCCTCCATTATGTCGAGCGGGTGCTGAAGTTCCTGCTTTGGCAGAAGGGCGGCAGCCGGGTGCTGATTGCCGGCGCTCCGGAGCTGGTGCCCGCGCTGGCTGCCATCTACGCTCCGGGTGGTGCCCGCGCTTTTGACAGCGAGTTTATCGGCAAGAAGATCTTTGGTGAGCCCTTGAGCTTTGAGTCTGTGGATGCGGCCGCGCTGGCAGCCGAATCCGGTGATGCGATCGCTCTCGGGCGCCACCTCGGCGGTTGCCGCATCGGCTTCGATTTGGGCGGATCCGACCGTAAGTGCGCGGCGATGATCGACGGGGAAGTGGTGTTCTCGGAGGAAATCGTTTGGGATCCCTATTTTCAGAGCGACCCGGCCTATCACATCGAGGGGGTGCAGGACTCCCTGACGCGCGCCGCAGCGCATCTGCCACGGGTCGATGCCATTGGTGGCAGCTCTGCGGGCGTTTATGTGAATAACGAGGTGCGCGCGGCTTCGCTCTTCCGTGGCGTGAGCGAGTCGGATTTCGAAGCCCGCATCCGCCGGATGTTCTTTGAATTGAAGGACCGTTGGAACGGCATCCCTTTCGAGGTGGTGAATGACGGGGAGGTGACCGCTCTGGCGGGCTCGATGTCTCTGAATGAAAACGCCGTGCTCGGCGTGGCCATGGGCACCAGCGAGGCCGCTGGCTATGTCGATCCGAATGGCTCGATCCGCCCTTGGCTCAATGAGCTGGCCTTTGCTCCCGTTGATTACCGCGAAAATGGCCCGAAGGACGAGTGGAGCGGCGACGAGGGTTGTGGCGTCCAGTTTTTCTCGCAGCAGGGCGTAGCCCGCTTGGCGAAAGCTGCAGGATTCGAATTCGGCACCATGCCTTTTCCGGAGCAGCTTGTCGAAGTCCAGAAGGCGATGAAAGCCGGCGATGAGCGCGCCCGGAAGATCTATCAGACGATCGGTACCTGCTTCGGCTATGCCATCGCCCACTACGCGGACTTCTATGAAATCCGGAATCTTCTGATCCTCGGTCGCGTGACCTCCGGGGAAGGGGGCACGATCATCATTGAGGAAGCGGAAAAGGTGCTGGCCAGTGAGTTCCCGGACCTGAGCATCAAGCTCGTGGTGCCGGACGAGAAGACCAAACGCCACGGACAGGCAGTCGCTGCCGCGAGCCTCGCCGCTGTTTAA
- a CDS encoding porin, which yields MKHHTIRLKTAAVVACGLSSIAFAGEPAVEPAPAESGSMFQDFDFCTWLSSKPGTIKGIPENPVIQSIVFEGRYHWNAAYVDGEGTNGQDFSEDYTDARRFRLGAKIGFLNYFAYKGVVNLVDDQRFNGGDLEYDYVDFDESYFTFDALKAFSLSNLDVLTVNVGRIKWHGGLEARTSSNALLTVERSAISNKLYQSARPTGVFVNAVKGPVNAVLGIYSTDEGTDEFGVDSGNVEGWGGWNDGLMYNAELIYSATDDLRIGWELIYNNADERLANEDSLLDYRWATTLSAEYAIGNGGVNVEGFLGDNGGSEMQSNAARRGSFWGFVATPYYWIVPAKLQAVVQYTYAGAEEDQGVRLNSRYVRATNYGGGGNPNIVNGGRGDELHTVYAGLNYLICGDNLKVQAGVEYSHLSTPGVGNGQVDALTYLFGFRTFF from the coding sequence ATGAAACACCATACCATCCGATTGAAGACCGCAGCCGTCGTCGCCTGCGGACTTTCCAGCATCGCATTCGCCGGTGAACCGGCAGTCGAACCCGCACCCGCCGAAAGCGGATCGATGTTCCAGGATTTTGATTTCTGCACCTGGCTCTCGAGCAAGCCGGGGACGATCAAGGGCATCCCGGAAAACCCGGTCATCCAGAGCATCGTCTTCGAAGGCCGCTATCACTGGAACGCCGCCTACGTGGATGGCGAGGGAACCAACGGCCAGGATTTCAGCGAAGACTACACGGACGCCCGCCGCTTCCGCCTGGGTGCCAAGATCGGATTCCTCAACTACTTCGCCTACAAGGGTGTGGTGAACCTCGTGGATGACCAGCGCTTCAATGGCGGCGATCTCGAATACGACTATGTCGACTTCGACGAATCCTATTTCACCTTCGACGCGCTGAAGGCCTTCAGCCTGTCGAACCTCGACGTGCTTACGGTGAACGTCGGCCGCATCAAGTGGCACGGCGGCTTGGAAGCCCGCACTTCCTCCAACGCCCTCCTCACGGTCGAGCGTTCCGCAATCTCCAACAAGCTTTACCAGAGCGCGCGCCCGACGGGCGTGTTCGTGAATGCGGTGAAGGGCCCGGTGAATGCCGTGCTCGGCATCTACAGCACCGATGAAGGCACCGACGAGTTCGGTGTCGACAGCGGCAACGTCGAAGGCTGGGGCGGCTGGAACGATGGCCTGATGTATAACGCGGAGCTCATCTACAGCGCTACCGACGACCTCCGCATTGGCTGGGAACTCATCTACAACAACGCCGACGAGCGTCTGGCGAACGAGGACTCGCTGCTCGACTACCGCTGGGCCACCACCCTCTCCGCCGAATATGCCATCGGTAACGGCGGCGTGAACGTAGAAGGCTTCCTGGGCGACAATGGCGGCTCCGAAATGCAGTCCAACGCAGCCCGCCGCGGCAGCTTCTGGGGCTTCGTGGCCACTCCTTACTATTGGATCGTTCCCGCGAAGCTCCAGGCCGTGGTGCAATACACCTACGCCGGGGCCGAGGAAGACCAAGGCGTCCGCCTGAACAGCCGCTACGTCCGTGCCACCAACTACGGGGGCGGCGGCAACCCGAACATCGTCAATGGCGGCCGCGGCGACGAGCTGCACACCGTTTACGCGGGTCTCAACTACCTGATCTGCGGCGACAACCTGAAGGTGCAGGCGGGTGTGGAATACTCCCACCTTTCCACCCCGGGAGTCGGCAACGGCCAAGTGGATGCCCTGACCTACCTCTTCGGTTTCCGCACCTTCTTCTGA
- a CDS encoding phosphate ABC transporter substrate-binding protein, with translation MRNTIRFAAASLFAGAMLAATAGAQTISIKGSDTLGAKLVPQLAESFKSKNGGVKFEIAAEGSSTAFPALANGTAQIGMSSRKAKSDEITAARAKGIKLNEVEACHDMIVVVVNKSNPVKQLTKDQVAKIFTGAVKDWSEVGGAPGPISIYTRNTSSGTYKDWQTLAMKGKNYAGSSQKLAGNEQIAEEVSKNKNGIGYVGLAYSKKGGIQPVKIDGVEPVAANAKKYAYSRACYFYVPENADATTKSFVDFAISKDGQKIAENLGFVPNH, from the coding sequence ATGCGCAACACCATTCGATTCGCCGCCGCCAGCCTCTTTGCAGGAGCCATGCTCGCTGCCACCGCCGGCGCCCAGACCATCAGCATCAAGGGTTCCGATACCCTCGGTGCCAAGCTCGTCCCGCAACTTGCCGAGAGCTTCAAATCGAAGAACGGCGGGGTGAAGTTCGAGATCGCCGCGGAAGGTTCTTCCACCGCTTTCCCTGCCCTTGCCAACGGCACGGCCCAAATCGGCATGTCTTCCCGCAAGGCCAAGTCCGACGAAATCACCGCCGCCCGCGCCAAGGGCATCAAGCTCAACGAAGTTGAAGCCTGCCATGACATGATCGTGGTCGTCGTCAACAAGTCGAATCCGGTCAAGCAGCTCACCAAGGATCAAGTCGCCAAGATCTTCACCGGCGCGGTGAAGGACTGGAGCGAAGTGGGCGGTGCCCCGGGACCGATCTCCATCTACACCCGCAACACGTCTTCCGGCACCTACAAGGACTGGCAGACCCTTGCCATGAAGGGCAAGAACTACGCTGGCAGCTCCCAGAAGCTCGCCGGTAACGAGCAGATCGCCGAAGAAGTTTCCAAGAACAAGAACGGCATCGGTTATGTCGGCCTCGCCTACTCCAAGAAGGGTGGCATCCAGCCGGTGAAGATCGACGGCGTGGAGCCGGTGGCTGCCAATGCCAAGAAGTATGCCTACAGCCGCGCTTGCTACTTCTACGTCCCGGAGAATGCCGATGCGACCACCAAGTCCTTCGTTGATTTCGCCATCAGCAAGGACGGCCAGAAGATCGCCGAAAACCTTGGGTTCGTTCCGAATCACTAA
- the pstC gene encoding phosphate ABC transporter permease subunit PstC — translation MSESSSSTQVPLGHPFRRKGRGTDGLIKSFFAGNAGLTIVILILIIVFLVREGAGFFPAYRTELELYRKAGLEFVDIPRKDLEAHEQMSSLLNRAYYAQVNDACRREFQRSQEASALMTYVGEGVAPAQSALQRVAEGAGENGIPPELQKSLTDKYKQLLEEALAGKRGEGLPPTPHLTNEEREGLLAALRSRDPLSTDDPPLVTTLQEELSTRQAAAAEPLSAFREVIDAFAETSSTLDAVVSESGDLVKATKEAATLHEIETTKRATLLAAAAKTKDAAAKAQLELEAEEAVTTEPVDFKTSLAPVLARLPEIRQANAAMQASAAEIESKLPAKLEDGKADRYLSTFRKALPEYNRELGDTIAQAEAWKSDKPVGLWATITGFITGRDWITGGEWQDFYGIVPLFAGSAIIALIALALAIPLGVGAAVYTNQLAGRRQQNFIKPTIEFLQAIPSVVLGFLGIAVLGTVLQETSMKDAFSWVPGFPIQQRLNMFTAGCLLGLMAIPTIFSLSEDALNNVPSAFAEASDALGASKLQTVFRVVCPAAISGILAAVLLGLGRVIGETMVVLLVAGNRIEIPDFTEGLGVFFQPAHTLTGIIAQELGEVPFGSVHYRALFVVGMVLFIIVLGINWTAQRLLHKFRIGHD, via the coding sequence ATGTCGGAATCCTCGTCTTCCACACAAGTCCCCCTCGGTCATCCCTTTCGTCGGAAGGGGCGCGGAACCGACGGCCTGATCAAATCATTCTTTGCGGGTAATGCCGGTCTCACGATCGTCATCCTGATTTTGATCATCGTCTTCCTGGTTCGCGAGGGTGCCGGTTTCTTCCCGGCTTACCGAACGGAGCTCGAGCTCTACCGCAAGGCGGGACTGGAGTTCGTGGACATCCCGCGGAAGGATCTGGAGGCCCATGAGCAGATGAGCTCGCTGCTGAACCGGGCCTACTATGCTCAAGTTAATGATGCCTGCCGCCGCGAGTTCCAGCGCTCGCAGGAAGCTTCCGCCCTCATGACTTATGTCGGCGAAGGCGTGGCACCGGCCCAAAGCGCACTCCAGCGCGTGGCCGAAGGAGCAGGGGAGAATGGAATCCCCCCCGAACTCCAAAAATCTCTCACCGACAAATACAAGCAGCTCCTCGAAGAAGCACTCGCTGGGAAACGTGGTGAAGGCTTGCCGCCGACGCCTCACCTCACAAACGAGGAGCGTGAAGGCCTTCTGGCCGCACTCCGGTCCCGCGACCCGCTTTCCACCGATGACCCGCCTCTTGTCACCACGCTGCAAGAGGAGCTCTCCACCCGGCAGGCTGCCGCTGCCGAACCTCTTTCCGCCTTTCGCGAGGTGATCGATGCCTTCGCGGAAACCTCTTCCACCCTCGATGCCGTCGTTTCCGAAAGTGGTGATCTGGTGAAGGCCACCAAGGAAGCCGCAACGCTTCACGAAATCGAGACCACCAAGCGTGCCACCCTGCTCGCTGCCGCGGCCAAGACCAAGGACGCCGCTGCCAAGGCCCAGCTAGAGCTGGAAGCGGAGGAAGCCGTCACCACCGAGCCCGTGGATTTCAAGACCTCGCTCGCTCCCGTGCTCGCCCGCCTGCCGGAGATCCGCCAGGCAAATGCCGCGATGCAGGCCTCTGCCGCGGAGATCGAATCGAAGCTCCCGGCGAAGCTCGAAGACGGAAAGGCGGACCGCTATCTCTCCACCTTCCGCAAGGCCCTTCCCGAATATAACCGGGAACTGGGCGACACCATCGCGCAGGCCGAAGCTTGGAAGAGCGACAAGCCCGTGGGCCTCTGGGCCACCATCACCGGCTTCATCACCGGCCGCGATTGGATCACCGGCGGTGAATGGCAGGACTTCTACGGCATCGTGCCGCTCTTCGCAGGTTCGGCGATCATCGCCTTGATCGCGCTGGCGCTGGCAATTCCCCTCGGCGTTGGCGCCGCGGTTTACACCAATCAGCTCGCCGGACGCCGCCAGCAGAATTTCATCAAGCCAACCATCGAGTTCCTCCAGGCGATTCCCTCGGTCGTGCTTGGCTTCCTCGGCATCGCGGTGCTTGGCACCGTGCTTCAGGAGACCTCGATGAAGGATGCATTTTCCTGGGTCCCCGGTTTCCCCATCCAGCAGCGCCTGAACATGTTCACCGCCGGATGTTTGCTGGGTCTCATGGCGATCCCGACGATCTTCTCGCTTTCCGAAGACGCGCTGAACAACGTCCCCTCCGCCTTTGCCGAAGCATCTGACGCCTTGGGTGCATCGAAGCTCCAGACCGTGTTCCGCGTGGTCTGTCCCGCCGCGATCTCGGGCATCCTCGCCGCGGTACTTCTCGGCCTCGGCCGCGTGATCGGGGAAACGATGGTGGTGCTTCTCGTCGCCGGTAACCGCATCGAGATACCCGATTTCACCGAGGGACTCGGGGTCTTCTTCCAGCCCGCGCACACGCTGACGGGCATCATCGCCCAGGAACTTGGCGAAGTGCCCTTCGGCAGCGTCCACTACCGCGCGCTCTTCGTTGTCGGCATGGTGCTCTTCATCATCGTGCTCGGCATCAACTGGACCGCCCAGCGCCTCCTTCACAAATTCCGCATCGGCCACGACTGA
- the pstA gene encoding phosphate ABC transporter permease PstA, with protein MDNPEQLIRKGVHHEALKENAVKGFLGGLTWGIVIIALLIFGRICWDGLPVLLKPEFPFVDVAFLTEKTQTLHVFDDSAGTRFSLPATEYHAWVDKNGAEAVFNEQTYAYSGGGIAGPIVGTALLTLVSIVLALFFGVAAAIYLSEYAKQGRFINLVRLAILNLAGVPSIVFGLFGFAVFVLAAPVFTDTPSDRSLFAIPLGFTYFSFQGWNSSLIAGSATLACMILPVIITASEESLKAVPQGFREASLALGATRWHTIRKCVLPFALPGILTSSVLSLARAAGETAPIMFTAAVAAKDTFPWEGDGGFFGVFQSQVQALPYHIYTLAARIPTSEYTERAQYGSVFVFLVMIFMFSTLSIILRNRVRAKLKW; from the coding sequence ATGGACAATCCAGAACAACTCATCCGCAAGGGCGTCCATCACGAGGCGCTGAAGGAGAATGCCGTGAAAGGCTTCCTCGGCGGCCTCACCTGGGGCATCGTGATCATCGCGCTGCTTATCTTCGGGCGCATCTGTTGGGACGGCCTGCCGGTCCTTCTGAAGCCGGAGTTTCCTTTCGTCGATGTCGCCTTCCTCACGGAGAAAACTCAGACGCTCCACGTCTTCGACGACTCTGCCGGCACGCGCTTCAGCCTGCCTGCCACCGAGTATCACGCGTGGGTGGACAAGAATGGAGCCGAGGCGGTCTTCAACGAACAAACCTATGCCTACTCCGGTGGTGGTATCGCGGGCCCGATTGTCGGCACCGCCTTGCTGACCCTGGTGAGTATCGTACTCGCACTCTTCTTCGGGGTCGCCGCGGCCATCTACCTCAGCGAGTATGCGAAGCAGGGACGCTTCATCAATCTGGTGCGTCTCGCGATCCTGAATCTCGCGGGTGTACCCTCGATCGTCTTCGGCCTCTTCGGCTTCGCGGTCTTCGTGCTCGCCGCCCCGGTGTTCACGGACACCCCTTCGGACCGCAGCTTGTTCGCCATCCCTCTCGGCTTCACCTACTTCAGTTTCCAGGGTTGGAACTCCTCGCTGATCGCGGGCTCCGCTACCTTGGCCTGTATGATCCTGCCGGTGATCATCACCGCATCGGAGGAATCCTTGAAAGCCGTGCCACAAGGGTTCCGCGAGGCCTCGCTCGCCCTGGGTGCCACGCGCTGGCACACCATCCGCAAGTGCGTGCTGCCCTTCGCCCTGCCCGGCATCCTGACGTCCTCGGTGCTTTCGCTCGCACGCGCCGCGGGTGAAACGGCACCCATCATGTTCACCGCCGCCGTGGCCGCGAAGGATACCTTCCCGTGGGAAGGGGATGGAGGCTTCTTCGGCGTCTTCCAGAGCCAGGTGCAGGCGCTGCCTTACCATATCTACACGCTGGCCGCGCGCATCCCGACCTCCGAATACACGGAGCGCGCCCAGTATGGTTCGGTCTTTGTCTTCCTGGTGATGATCTTCATGTTCTCCACCCTTTCGATCATTCTCCGCAACCGCGTCCGCGCGAAGCTCAAATGGTAA
- the pstB gene encoding phosphate ABC transporter ATP-binding protein PstB has product MVNGSPTNGTPAIAIDQLRFNYGEKQVLHDISLDIQSREITAFIGPSGCGKSTLLRCLNRINDRIPGARITGGAIKIAGIDISRPDLDIQVLRRRVGMVFQKWNPFPKSIYDNIAYGLRIHGEKNSKVLDERVEYCLRVVALWDDVKDRLHSSAFGLSGGQQQRLCIARTIATKPDIILMDEPCSALDPLSTLKVEELLLELKKNYTIVIVTHNLAQASRCSDRTAFFYLGKLIEFGETQKMFSNPTVKQTEAYVSGAFG; this is encoded by the coding sequence ATGGTAAACGGATCCCCCACGAACGGCACCCCGGCGATCGCGATCGATCAACTCCGTTTCAATTACGGGGAGAAGCAGGTCTTGCACGACATCAGCCTGGACATCCAGTCCCGCGAGATCACCGCCTTCATCGGCCCCTCCGGCTGCGGCAAGTCCACGCTGCTCCGCTGCCTGAACCGCATCAATGACCGGATCCCCGGTGCCCGGATTACCGGTGGCGCTATCAAGATCGCGGGCATCGATATTTCCCGGCCGGATCTCGATATCCAGGTGCTTCGCCGCCGCGTCGGCATGGTCTTCCAGAAATGGAATCCCTTCCCGAAGTCGATCTACGACAACATCGCTTACGGCCTGCGCATCCATGGCGAGAAGAATTCCAAGGTGCTCGATGAGCGCGTGGAATACTGCCTGCGCGTGGTGGCTCTCTGGGATGATGTGAAAGACCGCCTGCACTCCAGTGCCTTCGGTCTTTCCGGCGGCCAGCAGCAGCGTCTCTGCATCGCCCGCACTATCGCGACCAAGCCGGATATCATCCTCATGGATGAGCCCTGCTCGGCGCTCGATCCGCTTTCCACCTTGAAGGTCGAGGAACTCCTCCTGGAGCTGAAAAAAAACTACACCATCGTCATCGTCACCCACAACTTGGCACAGGCCAGCCGGTGTTCTGACAGGACTGCCTTCTTTTACCTCGGCAAGCTGATCGAATTCGGGGAGACGCAGAAGATGTTCTCGAATCCGACGGTAAAGCAGACCGAGGCCTACGTCTCGGGTGCTTTCGGTTGA